The following are encoded in a window of Deinococcus misasensis DSM 22328 genomic DNA:
- a CDS encoding ABC transporter substrate-binding protein → MLAITSVLASASAQSLPKLPVKDKYRVGFSQTESDNPWRLAFSKSMQDEAKKLGWTLVETNANGSAAKQVADVRSLIAQRVDAIFISPREEKPLAPVVVEARKAGIPVIIIDRNVDDSIAKAGTDYITFIGSDFIQEGKRAAEWLVKATKKNAKIIELEGTTGSSPANDRKQGFHDYIKSYPGMQVIAAQTGNFTRDEGRKVMETLLQAHPEVTAVFAHNDEMALGAITALEAAGKKPGKDVIIVSIDGEKDALNAIIAGKLGATVECNPRFGVKAFQTLKDYAAGKTIPLKVINPDKFFDKSNAKLYLKDAY, encoded by the coding sequence ATGTTAGCGATCACATCCGTGCTGGCCTCTGCAAGCGCCCAGAGCCTGCCCAAACTGCCCGTCAAAGACAAATACCGCGTCGGTTTTTCCCAGACCGAAAGCGACAACCCCTGGCGTCTGGCCTTCAGCAAATCCATGCAGGATGAAGCCAAGAAACTGGGATGGACCCTGGTGGAAACCAACGCCAACGGCAGTGCAGCCAAACAGGTCGCCGATGTGCGCAGCCTGATTGCCCAGCGTGTGGACGCGATCTTCATCTCTCCCAGAGAAGAAAAACCCCTCGCTCCTGTGGTGGTGGAAGCCCGCAAAGCTGGCATCCCTGTGATCATCATTGACCGCAATGTAGACGACAGCATCGCCAAAGCGGGCACAGACTACATCACCTTCATTGGCTCGGACTTCATTCAGGAAGGCAAGCGGGCTGCAGAATGGCTGGTCAAAGCCACCAAGAAGAACGCCAAGATCATCGAACTTGAAGGCACCACCGGATCCTCTCCAGCCAACGACCGCAAACAGGGCTTCCACGACTACATCAAGAGTTACCCCGGCATGCAGGTGATCGCTGCCCAGACCGGAAACTTCACCCGCGATGAGGGCCGCAAGGTGATGGAAACCCTGCTGCAAGCCCACCCTGAAGTCACGGCTGTCTTTGCCCACAACGACGAGATGGCTCTGGGGGCCATCACCGCACTGGAAGCTGCAGGCAAAAAACCCGGCAAAGACGTGATCATCGTGTCCATCGACGGTGAAAAAGATGCCCTGAACGCCATCATCGCTGGGAAGCTCGGGGCCACTGTGGAGTGCAACCCCCGTTTCGGTGTGAAAGCCTTCCAGACCCTCAAAGATTACGCTGCGGGCAAGACCATTCCGCTCAAGGTCATCAACCCAGACAAGTTCTTCGACAAATCCAACGCCAAACTTTACCTCAAAGACGCTTACTGA
- a CDS encoding ABC transporter permease subunit, with product MLDSHTMKPKNTPPRKPMDFRQVLQQYGGIIALLVLFVFNAIFTPNFLTLQTLNINLTQVATIVIVGVGMTLVIATGGIDLSVGALMAISGALAPLIFLNSHFEGTVVGNVLSMVLPILLAGLFGLFNGFLITRFQIQPIIATLILFIAGRGIAQVMSDGKLQTFTNASFAELGQGKWLGIPIQVYLMVLVVAVAMYVLRSTVFGRQVVSVGGNERASELAGIPVRRVKLWVYAISGLLAGLAGLIVIAVNSSSDANQVGENMELDAIAAVAVGGTLLEGGKATILGTLIGALIIQLIRYTLLAQGVPDAVALVVKGLIIVGAVALQKERRN from the coding sequence ATGCTTGACAGTCACACCATGAAACCCAAAAACACCCCTCCCCGAAAACCCATGGACTTCAGACAGGTGCTGCAACAGTATGGGGGGATCATCGCCCTGCTGGTGCTCTTTGTGTTCAACGCGATTTTCACTCCGAATTTCCTGACCTTGCAAACCCTGAACATCAACCTGACGCAGGTCGCCACCATCGTGATTGTGGGGGTGGGCATGACATTGGTGATTGCCACTGGAGGCATTGACCTCTCTGTGGGCGCGCTGATGGCCATCAGTGGTGCTCTGGCCCCCCTGATCTTCCTGAACAGCCACTTTGAAGGAACGGTGGTGGGCAATGTGCTGTCGATGGTGCTTCCCATTTTGCTGGCCGGTCTGTTTGGTCTGTTCAATGGTTTTTTGATCACCCGCTTTCAGATTCAACCCATCATTGCCACCTTGATTCTGTTCATTGCGGGTCGAGGCATTGCCCAGGTGATGAGCGATGGGAAACTCCAGACGTTCACCAACGCGAGTTTTGCTGAACTTGGACAGGGCAAATGGCTGGGGATTCCCATTCAGGTGTACCTGATGGTGCTGGTGGTGGCTGTGGCCATGTACGTGCTGAGATCGACAGTTTTTGGACGTCAGGTGGTTTCGGTGGGCGGCAATGAACGCGCCTCTGAACTGGCCGGGATTCCGGTCAGACGGGTGAAACTGTGGGTGTATGCCATCAGCGGTCTGCTGGCTGGACTGGCTGGACTGATTGTGATTGCTGTGAACTCTTCCAGCGACGCCAATCAGGTCGGTGAAAACATGGAGCTGGACGCCATTGCTGCGGTGGCAGTGGGGGGGACCTTGCTGGAAGGCGGAAAAGCCACCATTCTGGGAACCCTCATTGGTGCCCTGATCATCCAGTTGATCCGTTACACCCTGCTGGCACAGGGGGTGCCCGACGCAGTGGCCCTCGTGGTCAAAGGCCTGATCATTGTGGGTGCCGTGGCCCTGCAAAAAGAACGGAGGAACTGA
- the ptsG gene encoding glucose-specific PTS transporter subunit IIBC: protein MKHRSKLFGGLQHIGKALMLPVAVLPAAGLLVGIGTHAATHHWLPEAVANIMLSSGNAILHNIPLLFAVGVAIGLTAGAGVAALAALVGFLVMVSTMGSIAELRGFDSLQTSFGRSFMSEVMGVKTIDTGVFGGMLMGILSALLYNRFHTVKLHPALGFFSGKRLVPILSALLAVVVGSVLTLLWLPIQTALDDFTRMVMASNPEVSSGLYGFLNRMLIPFGIHHIWNNPFLYSLGEYVTASGDVVRGDSARFLGGDPQAGLFMSGFFPVMMFGLPAAALAMVHTAKPGKRAQVAGILFSAALSSFLTGITEPIEFAFLFVAPLLYGIHALLTGLSFLIMNALQVKLGFSFSAGFIDYMLLWGKASHPLMLLPVGAVYALLYYSIFRFAIVRLNLPTPGRDDETPQSTPAAQEHIATEVLAALGGSGNVLHIESCITRLRVQVKNMHHVNPHRLKNLGASGVVRLGENVQVVFGGQSDALCQDILQIMEGSRSAAIVPRKVQQVGGGIFIQSPMRGRILPLAQVPDDVFSQKLMGDGFAIDPTDGHVYAPCDGTVEALFPTMHALAILADSGHEILIHVGIDTVHLGGEGFQAHVRQGDRVRAGDLLLTVQLNQIREKVPSLITPVVFTNLLPENRVLLTDSGINIV from the coding sequence ATGAAACACCGCTCGAAGCTCTTTGGAGGTTTGCAGCACATCGGCAAAGCCCTGATGCTGCCGGTGGCGGTATTGCCCGCAGCAGGCCTGCTGGTGGGCATCGGCACCCACGCAGCCACCCACCACTGGCTTCCCGAGGCGGTGGCCAACATCATGCTCAGTTCAGGCAATGCCATTTTGCACAACATTCCGTTGCTGTTTGCAGTGGGCGTGGCCATTGGCCTGACTGCAGGGGCCGGGGTGGCAGCTCTGGCAGCACTGGTGGGGTTTCTGGTGATGGTCTCCACCATGGGCAGCATCGCCGAGTTGCGGGGTTTCGACAGCCTGCAAACCAGCTTCGGGCGCAGCTTCATGAGTGAAGTGATGGGTGTGAAAACCATCGACACCGGGGTTTTCGGTGGGATGCTGATGGGCATCCTGTCTGCCCTGCTCTACAACCGTTTCCACACGGTGAAACTTCATCCTGCACTGGGTTTTTTCTCTGGGAAACGCCTTGTGCCGATTCTGTCTGCGTTGCTGGCCGTGGTGGTGGGCAGTGTGCTCACCCTGTTGTGGCTTCCCATCCAGACGGCTCTGGACGATTTCACCCGCATGGTGATGGCCAGCAACCCCGAGGTCAGCAGCGGCCTGTACGGCTTTTTGAACCGCATGCTGATTCCGTTTGGCATCCACCACATCTGGAACAACCCTTTCCTGTACAGCCTCGGAGAGTACGTGACGGCCTCTGGTGACGTGGTCCGAGGGGACAGTGCCCGTTTTCTGGGAGGGGACCCTCAGGCCGGGCTGTTCATGAGTGGCTTTTTTCCGGTGATGATGTTCGGTTTGCCTGCGGCAGCTCTGGCCATGGTGCACACAGCCAAACCCGGCAAACGCGCACAGGTGGCCGGGATCCTGTTCTCTGCTGCCCTGTCCAGCTTCCTGACCGGCATCACCGAGCCCATTGAATTTGCGTTCCTGTTTGTGGCCCCCTTGCTGTACGGGATTCACGCGCTTCTGACCGGCCTGAGCTTTCTGATCATGAATGCCTTGCAGGTCAAACTGGGGTTCAGTTTCAGTGCCGGTTTCATTGATTACATGCTGCTCTGGGGCAAAGCCAGCCATCCCCTGATGCTGCTTCCAGTGGGTGCCGTTTATGCCCTGCTGTACTATTCGATCTTCCGCTTTGCCATTGTGCGCCTGAACCTCCCCACACCGGGCCGCGACGACGAAACCCCCCAGAGCACCCCCGCAGCCCAAGAGCACATTGCCACCGAAGTGCTGGCCGCTCTGGGTGGAAGTGGGAATGTGCTGCACATCGAATCGTGCATCACCCGGCTCAGGGTGCAGGTGAAGAACATGCACCATGTGAACCCCCACCGCCTGAAGAACCTCGGGGCAAGCGGGGTGGTGCGCCTCGGAGAGAACGTGCAGGTGGTGTTTGGGGGCCAGAGCGATGCGCTCTGTCAGGACATCTTGCAGATCATGGAAGGGTCCAGATCGGCAGCCATCGTGCCACGCAAGGTCCAGCAGGTGGGCGGGGGCATTTTCATCCAGTCTCCGATGCGGGGCCGGATTCTGCCTCTGGCGCAGGTCCCAGACGATGTGTTCAGCCAGAAACTCATGGGGGATGGTTTCGCCATCGATCCCACCGACGGTCATGTGTATGCTCCGTGCGATGGAACCGTCGAGGCCCTCTTTCCGACCATGCATGCTCTGGCGATTCTTGCGGACAGTGGGCACGAAATCCTGATTCATGTGGGAATCGACACGGTGCACCTCGGAGGGGAGGGCTTTCAGGCCCATGTGCGTCAGGGAGACCGGGTGCGTGCTGGAGACCTGCTTTTGACGGTGCAACTCAACCAGATCCGTGAAAAGGTGCCGTCTCTGATCACCCCGGTGGTGTTCACCAACCTGCTTCCAGAGAACCGGGTGCTGCTGACCGACTCGGGCATCAACATTGTCTGA
- a CDS encoding MotA/TolQ/ExbB proton channel family protein: MPLLEMLKAAGPLLWILILLSVFVIYQIAYRIQVLSKLDPNVKLLQTQVHADLMQNNLAGAVEHAAAAQQPSGNVMRAGLERYPAGRDASLAAMQDATMLEEDRVYQGINTLGMIAQIAPLLGLLGTVIGMVRSFLVFSQTTAPTPTQLSVGISEALINTAGGLVVAIVAYVGRQILRNKADGVMLQVDRSREALSSWLEEFRLRQKGVLTGVPLGIYEPERKPIKPKVSQA, translated from the coding sequence ATGCCGCTGTTAGAGATGCTGAAAGCCGCCGGACCTTTGCTTTGGATCCTCATCCTGCTGTCTGTTTTTGTGATTTATCAGATTGCCTACCGCATTCAGGTGCTCTCAAAGTTGGACCCCAATGTGAAACTGCTGCAAACCCAGGTGCATGCCGACCTGATGCAAAACAATCTGGCTGGAGCGGTGGAGCATGCTGCTGCTGCCCAGCAACCCAGTGGAAACGTCATGCGTGCGGGCTTGGAGCGCTATCCAGCAGGTCGGGATGCTTCTCTGGCCGCCATGCAAGACGCCACCATGCTGGAAGAAGACCGGGTGTATCAGGGCATCAACACCCTCGGGATGATCGCCCAGATTGCGCCCCTTTTGGGACTGCTCGGAACCGTGATCGGGATGGTGCGGTCCTTTCTGGTGTTCTCCCAGACCACTGCGCCCACCCCCACCCAGCTTTCGGTGGGCATCAGTGAAGCCCTCATCAACACCGCTGGCGGCTTGGTGGTCGCCATTGTGGCTTACGTCGGACGGCAAATCCTTCGCAACAAAGCCGATGGGGTGATGCTGCAGGTGGACCGCTCCAGAGAAGCCCTGAGCAGCTGGCTCGAAGAGTTCCGTTTGCGTCAGAAAGGGGTGCTCACAGGGGTGCCTCTGGGGATCTATGAACCCGAGCGCAAACCCATCAAACCGAAGGTGTCTCAGGCATGA
- a CDS encoding sugar ABC transporter ATP-binding protein, translating into MTQVQPNLLLSMEGINKSFTGTRALSNASLKVRPGEAHALIGQNGAGKSTLLKILTGAYRKDSGKIWFDGKEVDFKTPLDAQHGGIGTIYQEVNLVPQRSVSENILLGREPRKYGMIDWKSMNHQAQEILRNMGIDLDVRQELGSFPIATQQMVAIARAISMKAKLVVMDEPTSSLDESEVETLFKVINKLKSENVSVIFVSHYLDELFAICDSITVMRDGKMVHSGPIKQISKYELVSKMLGREVGDVQRSGRTGFQKGQSQATQPLLQVKGIKQGLRLKGVDLQVNKGEIVGLAGLLGSGRTETAQALFGAEKIHAGEMLWKNQRVPLASSRQAIALGMGFCSEDRKKEGIIPHLSVRENLTLALMPRIARLGRIDAQQQTEIVDRFISRLGIKCSSPEQPIRELSGGNQQKVLLARWLCMNPELLILDEPTRGIDVGAKAEIQRLISELSENGLGVLMISSELEELTEGCHRVVVLREGESAGELSGEHITEHQIMHAMAGTEGTAHA; encoded by the coding sequence ATGACCCAAGTCCAACCGAACCTGCTGCTGTCCATGGAAGGCATCAACAAGAGTTTCACAGGCACCCGAGCCCTCAGCAACGCATCCTTGAAGGTGAGGCCCGGAGAAGCCCACGCCCTGATTGGTCAGAACGGGGCAGGCAAATCCACCCTGCTGAAAATCCTCACTGGAGCCTACCGCAAGGACTCCGGGAAAATCTGGTTTGATGGCAAGGAAGTGGACTTCAAAACCCCACTCGATGCCCAGCATGGTGGAATTGGCACCATCTATCAGGAAGTCAATCTGGTTCCACAACGCTCGGTCAGTGAAAACATCCTGCTGGGCCGTGAACCCCGCAAGTACGGCATGATCGACTGGAAAAGCATGAACCATCAGGCACAGGAGATCTTGCGGAACATGGGCATTGACCTCGATGTGCGTCAGGAACTCGGGTCTTTCCCGATTGCCACCCAGCAGATGGTGGCCATTGCACGGGCGATCAGCATGAAAGCCAAACTCGTGGTGATGGACGAACCCACCAGTTCACTGGATGAATCCGAAGTGGAAACCCTTTTTAAAGTGATCAACAAACTGAAGAGTGAAAATGTCTCGGTGATTTTTGTGTCCCATTACCTCGATGAGCTTTTTGCCATCTGTGACAGCATCACGGTGATGCGAGACGGCAAGATGGTTCACAGCGGTCCCATCAAACAGATCAGCAAGTACGAACTGGTCTCCAAAATGCTGGGTCGGGAAGTGGGAGACGTGCAACGCAGTGGTCGCACCGGATTTCAGAAAGGCCAGAGCCAAGCCACCCAGCCTCTTTTGCAAGTCAAAGGCATCAAACAGGGACTCCGGCTGAAGGGTGTGGACTTGCAGGTGAACAAAGGCGAGATTGTCGGACTGGCAGGTTTGCTCGGCTCTGGTCGCACCGAAACGGCACAGGCCCTCTTTGGCGCAGAAAAAATCCATGCGGGTGAAATGCTCTGGAAAAACCAGAGGGTCCCCCTTGCCTCATCCCGTCAGGCAATTGCACTGGGGATGGGATTTTGCAGTGAAGACCGCAAAAAGGAAGGCATCATTCCCCACCTTTCGGTGCGGGAAAACCTCACCTTGGCCCTGATGCCCCGCATTGCCAGGCTGGGACGCATCGATGCCCAGCAACAAACAGAAATTGTGGACCGGTTCATCTCCAGACTGGGCATCAAATGTTCGTCACCAGAGCAACCCATCCGGGAACTCTCTGGGGGTAACCAGCAGAAAGTGCTTCTGGCAAGGTGGCTGTGCATGAACCCAGAGTTGCTGATTCTGGATGAGCCGACAAGGGGCATTGATGTGGGAGCCAAGGCCGAAATCCAGAGGCTCATCAGTGAACTCTCTGAGAATGGCCTCGGGGTATTGATGATCTCTTCAGAACTGGAAGAACTCACCGAGGGCTGCCACCGGGTGGTGGTCCTGCGTGAAGGGGAGAGTGCTGGAGAACTCTCAGGCGAGCACATCACCGAACACCAGATCATGCATGCCATGGCGGGCACGGAAGGAACGGCCCATGCTTGA
- a CDS encoding DeoR/GlpR family DNA-binding transcription regulator, which yields MLTGRHHDLLKLIESRKALRVEEMADLLGVSPATVRRDLRTLQQAGMLKRVRGGATTPRPDAGTQSIAPLDEAFARTLLQDISTGEVIILEGERVAPALASHLRENPRRVTVITNHLQAAQMLQGTNMDVILLGGQLHPRGYTLPEVSSQDIRFLIANQAFIEAEGLHPQAGITVSSPETARYKRELLGHSMRKNVVVLGRNYGIFLPYRVGALEELDTWYTDQLSTPVQLPQNLKVIEVHL from the coding sequence ATGCTGACCGGGCGACACCACGACCTCCTCAAACTGATCGAAAGCCGCAAAGCCCTGCGGGTCGAAGAGATGGCCGACCTGCTCGGGGTCAGCCCGGCCACCGTGCGGCGCGACCTGCGCACCCTGCAACAAGCAGGCATGCTCAAACGGGTGCGCGGAGGGGCCACCACCCCCAGACCGGACGCAGGCACCCAGAGCATCGCCCCTCTGGACGAAGCTTTTGCCCGCACCCTCCTGCAAGACATCAGCACCGGAGAAGTGATCATTCTGGAAGGGGAGAGGGTCGCCCCGGCTCTGGCCAGTCACCTGCGGGAAAACCCCCGGCGGGTCACCGTGATCACCAACCACCTGCAAGCCGCCCAGATGCTGCAAGGCACCAACATGGATGTGATTTTGCTCGGGGGCCAACTGCACCCCAGAGGCTACACCCTCCCAGAGGTCAGCAGTCAGGACATTCGCTTTCTGATTGCCAATCAGGCCTTCATTGAAGCCGAGGGACTGCACCCACAGGCAGGCATCACCGTGTCCAGTCCGGAAACCGCACGCTACAAACGGGAACTGCTCGGGCACAGCATGCGCAAAAATGTGGTGGTTCTGGGCCGAAATTACGGCATCTTTTTGCCGTACCGGGTGGGTGCTCTGGAAGAACTGGACACCTGGTACACCGACCAGTTGAGCACCCCCGTGCAGTTGCCTCAAAACCTCAAAGTCATTGAGGTTCACCTTTGA
- a CDS encoding HPr family phosphocarrier protein yields the protein MRVLTVKDQAGIHARPAAQMAILLGKIGAQVQLSHAGRTADARSVIQLLSLGAVCGSELQADIQGTPEQIEAAVQVLNQWL from the coding sequence TTGAGGGTCCTCACCGTCAAAGATCAGGCAGGCATCCACGCCCGGCCCGCAGCACAAATGGCCATCCTTCTGGGCAAGATTGGGGCTCAGGTGCAACTTTCGCACGCAGGACGCACGGCAGATGCCCGCAGCGTGATCCAGCTCTTGTCCCTCGGGGCGGTGTGCGGATCAGAATTGCAGGCAGACATTCAGGGCACCCCCGAGCAAATCGAGGCTGCGGTGCAGGTCCTGAATCAGTGGCTGTGA
- a CDS encoding ABC transporter permease, translating into MQSLLKQNGALVALVVLFVFASLRYNGFLSEYNIESFFRYNAMFGLIALGMFFVIITGGIDLSVGSMAAFASVIAALMSPHGLLAAVLVPVLLCAVLGLLNGLVITRLKVMPFVVTLGMFLIARGLALIASGQQTVLLSSEGGVGDLGQGDFLGFPIPAWMLLVVFVLGAVFLVKAPYGRFALTIGGNEEAARLMGIPVEKVKWLVYTLSSALAGLAGVILATQFSAGQPNEGMGWELTAIAAVVVGGTLLTGGRGSVINTLIGVVLLGMIFTVLNFENGLGHININSYWQTVIRGLFLLAVVLLQSPNARIKLNLKMKTT; encoded by the coding sequence ATGCAAAGCCTCTTGAAACAAAACGGAGCCTTGGTGGCTCTGGTGGTGCTGTTCGTGTTCGCCAGTCTGCGCTACAACGGCTTCCTCAGCGAGTACAACATCGAGAGTTTCTTTCGTTACAACGCGATGTTTGGATTGATTGCACTGGGCATGTTCTTTGTGATCATCACCGGAGGGATTGACCTCTCGGTGGGCTCGATGGCAGCCTTTGCCAGTGTGATCGCTGCCCTGATGAGCCCTCACGGATTGCTGGCAGCAGTGCTGGTGCCTGTGTTGCTGTGCGCTGTGCTGGGCCTCCTCAATGGATTGGTGATCACCCGCCTGAAAGTGATGCCCTTCGTGGTCACCCTCGGCATGTTCCTGATTGCCCGAGGTCTTGCCCTGATCGCCTCAGGGCAGCAAACGGTCCTGTTGAGCAGCGAAGGGGGCGTTGGAGACCTCGGGCAGGGGGATTTTCTGGGCTTTCCCATTCCAGCATGGATGCTGCTGGTGGTGTTTGTGCTGGGGGCGGTTTTTCTGGTGAAAGCCCCTTATGGTCGGTTCGCCCTCACCATCGGAGGCAATGAAGAAGCGGCGAGACTCATGGGGATTCCTGTCGAGAAAGTGAAATGGCTGGTCTACACCCTTTCCAGTGCACTTGCTGGCCTTGCAGGGGTCATTCTGGCCACCCAGTTCAGCGCCGGTCAACCCAACGAAGGGATGGGCTGGGAACTCACGGCCATTGCAGCAGTGGTGGTGGGTGGCACCCTGCTCACGGGAGGTCGTGGCAGCGTGATCAACACCCTGATTGGAGTGGTGCTGCTGGGAATGATTTTCACCGTACTGAACTTTGAAAACGGGCTCGGGCACATCAACATCAACTCTTACTGGCAGACCGTGATCCGTGGACTGTTCCTGCTTGCTGTGGTGCTTTTGCAAAGCCCCAACGCCAGAATCAAACTGAACCTCAAAATGAAAACCACCTGA
- the dhaM gene encoding dihydroxyacetone kinase phosphoryl donor subunit DhaM codes for MKTALVLVAHTHQLAQSVLELTLQMTRTPHSLWAVGGTDQGGVGTSALKIQVAIQTALEHHDGVVLLLDLGSACLNARIACEHFKDQQVLIADAPLVEGALLAGVAAATGESPETVKQRAEEARSIRKVIGPLE; via the coding sequence ATGAAAACCGCCCTTGTGCTGGTGGCCCACACCCATCAACTGGCCCAATCGGTCCTGGAACTGACTTTGCAGATGACCCGCACCCCCCATTCCCTGTGGGCGGTGGGCGGAACCGATCAGGGTGGGGTGGGAACCAGTGCCCTGAAAATTCAGGTGGCCATCCAGACCGCGCTGGAACACCACGACGGGGTGGTGCTGTTGCTGGATCTGGGCAGCGCCTGTCTGAATGCCCGCATCGCCTGTGAGCACTTCAAAGACCAGCAGGTCCTGATTGCCGATGCCCCTCTGGTGGAAGGTGCCCTCTTGGCCGGGGTGGCCGCAGCCACCGGTGAAAGCCCCGAGACCGTCAAACAACGGGCCGAGGAGGCCAGAAGCATCCGAAAAGTGATTGGTCCGTTAGAATGA
- a CDS encoding putative PEP-binding protein, whose amino-acid sequence MRIEGTPVMPGIAHGILWHPEPTDLPVHGSLQAFREVREQFLQRLRSLPTEFQVTYQAIVNDPSWEHFVQKHLQEVPLGQALLLTARALSEPLFQLEDPYLRARGEDILQVAASLLRMLQAPSTPPEQAILLAQDVSLLELTEWRNQLSGMLLCDISSTSHVAILARSFGIPTLILKGPPALQEHTPAILNAFEGWVETQPTQSTYDRFPPEQLDLAAHRSPVFYQGKKRAVWANINRLEDAMLAAELGADGVGLVRTEYLYGAHAHLPGLHEETLMYERVARHLHGKPVTVRTLDLGGDKPLVPVQGLPDSGMLGLRGIRLSLKFPEHFRQHLKAILNGFKGTELRLMFPFVTTPEEFSAARQLVLEVAGREHLPLLGMMLEVPAAAFSLPEFKQAGCDFIAFGTNDLQQYFFASSRADSETSHLQDPCSPAFKRLIEHTASEARRLGMGLSVCGEAAFDPRLTAFWWELGFHAVSVPPALVPWLKQRTQSLGGAP is encoded by the coding sequence ATGCGCATTGAAGGCACCCCGGTCATGCCCGGCATCGCCCACGGCATCCTGTGGCACCCCGAGCCCACCGATTTGCCTGTTCACGGCTCTTTGCAAGCTTTTCGGGAGGTCAGGGAGCAGTTTCTGCAACGCCTCCGTTCCCTGCCCACAGAATTTCAGGTCACCTATCAGGCCATCGTGAATGACCCTTCGTGGGAGCATTTCGTGCAAAAACACCTTCAGGAGGTGCCGCTCGGGCAGGCTTTGCTCCTGACCGCCAGAGCCCTTTCTGAGCCCCTCTTTCAGCTGGAAGACCCTTACCTGAGGGCCAGAGGGGAAGACATCTTGCAGGTGGCTGCTTCCCTTTTGAGGATGCTTCAGGCCCCCTCGACACCACCTGAGCAGGCCATTTTGCTGGCACAGGACGTCAGTTTGCTGGAGTTGACCGAATGGCGCAACCAGCTCTCTGGGATGCTGCTCTGTGACATCTCCTCGACTTCCCATGTGGCGATTCTGGCCCGCAGTTTTGGCATTCCCACCCTGATTTTGAAAGGCCCACCTGCCTTGCAAGAACACACCCCCGCCATCCTGAATGCTTTTGAAGGCTGGGTGGAAACCCAACCCACCCAGAGCACCTATGACCGTTTCCCTCCCGAGCAACTGGACCTCGCTGCCCACCGGAGCCCGGTGTTTTATCAGGGCAAAAAGCGTGCGGTGTGGGCCAACATCAACCGTCTGGAAGACGCCATGCTGGCCGCCGAACTCGGGGCAGATGGGGTGGGTCTGGTCCGCACCGAGTACCTGTACGGTGCCCATGCCCACCTGCCCGGCCTGCACGAAGAAACCCTGATGTACGAACGGGTGGCCCGCCACCTGCACGGCAAACCCGTGACGGTTCGCACATTGGATCTGGGCGGAGACAAACCTCTGGTCCCAGTTCAAGGGCTTCCAGACTCGGGGATGCTGGGCCTCAGGGGCATCCGGCTCAGCCTGAAATTTCCCGAGCACTTCCGCCAGCACCTCAAGGCCATCCTGAACGGCTTCAAAGGCACGGAGTTGCGGTTGATGTTTCCTTTCGTCACCACCCCTGAAGAATTCTCTGCTGCCCGACAACTGGTGCTGGAGGTGGCCGGGCGTGAACACCTCCCCCTTCTGGGCATGATGCTGGAGGTCCCGGCTGCTGCTTTTTCCCTGCCAGAGTTCAAGCAGGCCGGGTGCGATTTCATCGCTTTTGGCACCAACGACCTGCAACAGTATTTTTTCGCATCCAGCCGTGCAGACAGCGAAACCAGCCACCTGCAAGACCCTTGCAGCCCGGCCTTCAAACGCCTGATCGAGCACACCGCATCGGAAGCCCGCAGGCTGGGGATGGGCCTCAGCGTGTGTGGCGAAGCGGCTTTTGATCCCAGACTCACCGCGTTCTGGTGGGAACTGGGCTTCCATGCCGTTTCGGTTCCCCCTGCTCTGGTGCCGTGGCTGAAACAACGCACCCAGAGCCTTGGAGGTGCCCCATGA
- a CDS encoding ExbD/TolR family protein yields the protein MRRRRREADPVTFDFAPMVDIVLLLVIFFMLTSQLMSQDRTVPLDLPTASSSVQDSTRIPTISVQRNGEIFLEGKKVTLQQLQEQVKTAVKRSGGVVALRADEQSNYGVVVSVMDAIRQVGTVKIALATEEK from the coding sequence ATGAGACGCAGGCGGCGTGAAGCAGACCCGGTGACTTTCGATTTTGCCCCGATGGTGGACATCGTGCTTTTGCTGGTGATTTTTTTCATGCTCACCAGCCAACTGATGAGTCAGGACCGCACGGTGCCGCTGGACCTGCCCACCGCTTCCAGCAGCGTACAGGACAGCACAAGGATTCCCACCATCAGTGTTCAGAGAAACGGTGAAATCTTTCTTGAGGGCAAAAAAGTCACCTTGCAACAACTGCAAGAGCAGGTGAAGACCGCTGTCAAAAGATCGGGAGGGGTGGTGGCTTTGCGTGCAGATGAACAGAGCAATTATGGGGTGGTGGTTTCCGTGATGGACGCCATCCGTCAGGTGGGCACCGTCAAGATCGCTCTGGCCACGGAGGAGAAGTAA